The following proteins are co-located in the Pochonia chlamydosporia 170 chromosome 6, whole genome shotgun sequence genome:
- a CDS encoding Rho GTPase activator (Lrg11) (similar to Neosartorya fischeri NRRL 181 XP_001260969.1) encodes MASDHGRPSTDRSRGDYAGSDSGYPSDKNWQNGGSRTPDSTYRLKPTTSGSSMPGSFPGAWGDEQPPRKSGERNRSRQRNGRTASGQLRICKKCGEPLTGQFVRALDGTFHLDCFKCRDCGEIVASKFFPAHDENGDGPYPLCETDYFRRLGLLCYQCGGALRGSYITALDRKYHVDHFTCSLCSTVFGAQDSYYEHDGNVYCHYHYSTQFAQRCNGCQTAILKQFVEIFRNGQNQHWHPECYMIHKFWNVRLGQPSDTPDEPPPEPKDDAARELIRVEEERMEEKVYRIWSVLSTFEESSAACISDMLLHVSNGAYVDGVLVAKRFIWHVEILFQSADRLDQMVLSHSEKGLSYGREAKLLCKKIVSFFSLLSKTQDTTVRKLGVTQELLSLVTGLAHYLKLLIRICLQGALRLERDNGVFDGLDQLLNDLNDFETYKTDENLMQTTMGGANLSAKDSDHCAYCKRSVEDECAKNGELRWHLACVKCGRCGKELGRTLDEARHNAFDGKIYCSNCVAVNTDGALPFEHITKLGQYVFLLKVALARLLDILRSNGTLPYTMEEIQAAANNKLGTPPFLASDVRSKSYAGSGEKDNSSHRESTYENTLNEVRRLRSTRLDRHLSTSVRQARSSRVMDADGKGPRPSSAGADEPRNDLQGSTDLMFGQNDAITLDDIPRIVAVEQSREQQQQRDRDARQDPFRGPGADGMRPPGHQRTQSASRDPDMRAAEAIPTRMVRKFFPELSALEYFNVRHLAVLTMHPLVEHEFTLDELLNFIESRKQPTFWKNLGKAFKNDKNKSVKKKGVFGVPLEIIIERDGADSTDGVGPGTLRIPAIVDDIIASMRKMDLSVEGVFRKNGNIKKQGAMVEKINQEGCDVVNFMEQPVVQLAALLKRYLRDLPDPLMTHKLYSLWITAAKLPDLERRKQCLHLTCCLLPKSHRDSLEILFTFLKWAGSFHQLDDEVGSKMDIRNLATVIAPNILTNPTKLPALDSEAIYVIDAVEMLIANIEEMCQVPDDLLTLLNDPYIFSNSGEITTKEILKRFQDRRDQMPVAEISEVYNRPDVSTRSPPKRVDTDPSIWQGERTVRRVQDPSAPPINSGQGTPPQRWPAPGEHQHPRGPYDPRFNHSDSHIDSPDSQRGDWRNSGWGRRGGGLGVGGNS; translated from the exons ATGGCGTCGGACCACGGCAGGCCTTCTACCGACCGCTCTCGTGGCGACTACGCGGGCTCTGACTCGGGCTACCCATCCGACAAGAACTGGCAGAATGGAGGATCAAGAACACCAGATAGTACATATCGTCTAAAACCTACCACGTCTGGCTCCAGCATGCCTGGATCTTTTCCCGGTGCCTGGGGTGATGAGCAACCGCCCCGCAAGAGCGGGGAGAGGAATCGATCGCGACAAAGAAATGGGCGCACCGCCAGTGGCCAGTTGAGGATTTGCAAAAAGTGCGGAGAGCCATTAACTGGCCAATTTGTGCGAGCCCTTGATGGCACCTTTCACCTGGATTGCTTTAAGTGTCGA GACTGTGGTGAGATTGTGGCATCGAAGTTCTTTCCCGCccatgacgagaatggcgacGGACCTTACCCCCTCTGCGAGACAGATTATTTTAGAAGACTAGGCTTGCTCTGTTACCAATGTGGGGGAGCCTTGAGAGGATCCTACATCACTGCGTTGGACCGAAAGTATCATGTCGACCATTTTACCTGTTCACTTTGCTCTACCGTTTTTGGAGCCCAGGATAGCTACTATGAGCACGATGGCAACGTCTACTGCCACTACCACTACTCGACTCAGTTTGCACAGCGGTGCAACGGTTGCCAAACGGCCATTTTGAAGCAATTCGTTGAGATATTTCGCAATGGTCAAAACCAGCATTGGCATCCTGAGTGTTACATGATTCACAAGTTTTGGAATGTCCGTCTCGGACAACCGAGCGACACGCCAGATGAGCCGCCACCAGAACCAAAGGATGACGCTGCCAGAGAATTAATtcgagttgaagaagagcgcATGGAAGAAAAGGTTTACCGCATCTGGAGTGTTCTGTCGACGTTTGAAGAGTCCTCCGCGGCGTGTATCTCGGATATGCTCCTCCACGTCAGCAATGGAGCCTACGTTGATGGTGTACTTGTTGCAAAGCGTTTCATTTGGCATGTTGAGATTCTCTTTCAGTCGGCAGATAGACTCGACCAGATGGTACTATCGCACAGTGAAAAAG GTCTTTCATATGGGCGTGAAGCCAAACTTCTCTGCAAAAAGATTGTCTCATTCTTTTCGTTACTGTCAAAAACGCAAGACACAACGGTCCGAAAACTCGGGGTGACGCAAGAACTGTTGTCCCTCGTTACTGGATTAGCTCATTATCTCAAGCTCTTGATCAGGATTTGCCTCCAGGGAGCGCTGCGGCTTGAACGCGATAATGGAGTTTTTGATGGACTGGATCAACTTTTGAACGACCTCAACGACTTTGAGACGTACAAGACTGACGAAAACTTGATGCAAACAACGATGGGAGGTGCAAATCTCTCCGCCAAAGACTCAGATCATTGTGCGTATTGCAAACGGTCGGTTGAGGATGAGTGTGCAAAGAATGGCGAGTTGCGATGGCACCTTGCTTGCGTTAAATGCGGCAGATGTGGGAAAGAGTTGGGAAGAACCCTGGACGAGGCGCGCCACAACGCATTTGATGGCAAAATTTATTGTAGCAACTGCGTTGCAGTTAATACTGACGGGGCATTGCCATTTGAGCATATAACAAAACTCGGGCAATACGTTTTTCTGCTCAAGGTTGCCCTGGCTCGACTATTAGATATCCTTCGAAGCAATGGCACGTTACCGTATACGATGGAAGAAATTcaagccgccgccaacaacaagctAGGAACGCCACCGTTCCTTGCATCAGATGTAAGGTCAAAGTCATATGCGGGAAGTGGGGAGAAGgacaacagcagccaccGAGAATCAACCTATGAAAACACACTGAATGAAGTTCGACGTCTGCGAAGTACCCGTCTTGATCGACATTTATCAACAAGTGTTCGCCAGGCACGTTCCTCTCGTGTTATGGATGCGGATGGGAAAGGACCACGGCCGAGCTCAGCTGGCGCTGACGAACCAAGGAACGACTTGCAGGGCTCGACCGACTTAATGTTTGGACAAAACGATGCCATTACGCTAGATGACATTCCTCGCATCGTTGCTGTTGAGCAATCCCgcgagcagcaacagcagcgcGACCGAGACGCCCGTCAGGATCCGTTCCGTGGTCCTGGTGCCGATGGTATGCGACCCCCAGGACACCAAAGAACGCAGTCCGCCAGTAGAGATCCTGATATGCGTGCTGCGGAAGCCATACCGACCCGAATGGTTCGCAAGTTCTTTCCGGAACTTTCCGCCCTCGAGTACTTCAATGTGCGCCATTTGGCGGTGTTGACAATGCATCCACTTGTCGAGCATGAGTTTACACTGGACGAGCTACTGAATTTTATCGAGTCCCGAAAACAACCAACATTTTGGAAGAACCTGGGCAAGGCATTCAAAAatgacaagaacaagagTGTCAAAAAGAAGGGCGTTTTTGGAGTCCCTTTGGAGATTATTATCGAACGGGATGGTGCCGATTCCACCGATGGCGTCGGTCCTGGCACGTTGCGCATTCCTGCAATTGTAGATGATATCATTGCATCAATGCGTAAGATGGACCTGTCGGTAGAGGGTGTATTCCGAAAGAACGGCAATATCAAAAAGCAGGGTGCAATGGTCGAAAAGATCAACCAAGAGGGCTGTGACGTTGTTAATTTCATGGAGCAACCTGTGGTTCAACTGGCAGCATTGCTGAAGCGATATCTTCGAGATCTGCCTGATCCATTGATGACGCACAAGCTGTATAGCCTCTGGATCACAGCAGCAAAACTCCCCGATCTAGAAAGGAGAAAGCAGTGCCTTCACTTGACTTGCTGTCTTCTGCCAAAGAGCCACCGCGATAGTCTTGAAATTTTGTTCACCTTTTTGAAATGGGCTGGGTCGTTCCACCAGCTCGACGACGAGGTTGGATCCAAGATGGACATTAGGAATCTCGCTACGGTTATCGCGCCGAATATTCTAACGAACCCTACCAAGCTTCCGGCTTTGGACAGCGAAGCTATATATGTCATTGACGCTGTGGAAATGCTCATTGCGAATATCGAGGAAATGTGCCAG GTACCAGATGATTTGTTGACATTACTCAACGATCCTTATATCTTCAGCAACAGCGGGGAAATTACGACAAAGGAAATTCTCAAGAGATTTCAGGATCGGAGGGATCAAATGCCGGTGGCCGAGATCAGCGAAGTTTATAACAGACCTGACGTGTCTACCCGATCTCCTCCAAAACGAGTGGACACTGATCCTTCCATATGGCAAGGCGAGAGAACAGTTCGCCGAGTCCAGGATCCGTCCGCTCCTCCTATCAACTCAGGACAGGGCACACCGCCACAAAGATGGCCTGCACCAGGAGAACACCAACACCCTCGGGGACCGTACGATCCCAGGTTTAACCATTCAGACAGTCATATAGACAGCCCAGATTCCCAGCGAGGCGACTGGCGCAACTCGGGCTGGGGTCGTCGAGGCGGCGGCCTCGGCGTTGGGGGGAATTCATGA
- a CDS encoding C-3 sterol dehydrogenase/C-4 decarboxylase family protein (similar to Metarhizium acridum CQMa 102 XP_007810506.1) translates to MSKRGDLGRVVVIGGNGFLGHHIINLALTQWTTTSITSIDLRCQNNRNPSAAYHECDITNSDRLQSLLEDLKPDVVIHTASPTQGGETTNAKELFKKVNVDGTQSVVQACQAANVKALVYTSSASVISDNAAAEEIVLAANRSPKLLTTSLRPAGIFGEGDVQTLHGFIKAYRTNKSHVQLGDNTNLFDFTYVGNVAHAHLLAAKALLLTASSTTQPLDHEKVDGEVFIITNDSPCYFWDFARAVWKAAGNTAGTKGVWEFGKGTSLMLGTLSEIFFSIIRKPPTFTKVRATMATMTRYYNITKAKSVLRYEPLWTLQEGVDRGVAWFLEQERKA, encoded by the exons ATGTCTAAACGCGGCGACCTCGGccgcgtcgtcgtcatcggcgGCAACGGCTTCCTCGgccaccacatcatcaacctcgccCTCACCCAATGGACCACCACGTCCATCACATCCATCGACCTGCGCTGCCAGAACAACCGCAACCCCTCCGCCGCCTACCACGAATgcgacatcaccaactcGGACCGCCTGCAATCTCTCCTCGAGGATCTCAAGCCCGACGTCGTCATCCACACCGCCTCCCCCACGCAAGGCGGCGAGACCACCAACGCAAAAGAACTCTTCAAAAAGGTCAACGTCGACGGCACCCAGTCCGTCGTACAGGCCTGTCAAGccgccaatgtcaaggcTTTGGTGTACACGAGCTCCGCGAGCGTCATCAGCGACAAC GCGGCCGCCGAAGAAATCGTCCTCGCGGCAAACCGCTCCCCCAAGctcctcaccacctcccTCCGCCCAGCAGGCATATTCGGCGAAGGCGACGTCCAAACCCTCCACGGCTTCATCAAGGCCTACCGCACCAACAAGTCGCACGTCCAGCTCGgcgacaacaccaacctctTCGACTTCACCTACGTAGGCAACGTCGCCCACGCGcacctcctcgccgccaaggccctcctcctcaccgCATCGTCCACCACCCAGCCGCTCGACCACGAAAAAGTCGACGGTGaagtcttcatcatcacaaacGACTCGCCCTGCTACTTTTGGGATTTCGCCCGCGCCGTGTGGAAGGCCGCGGGGAATACTGCCGGCACAAAGGGTGTGTGGGAGTTTGGCAAGGGCACGAGCCTCATGCTGGGTACGCTGAGCGAAATCTTCTTCAGTATCATTCGGAAACCGCCTACGTTTACTAAAGTGAGGGCTACGATGGCCACCATGACGAGGTATTATAACATTACAAAGGCGAAGAGTGTGTTGAGGTATGAGCCGTTGTGGACGCTGCAGGAGGGTGTGGATAGGGGTGTGGCCTGGTTTTTGGAGCAGGAGAGGAAGGCTTGA